In Rutidosis leptorrhynchoides isolate AG116_Rl617_1_P2 chromosome 2, CSIRO_AGI_Rlap_v1, whole genome shotgun sequence, one genomic interval encodes:
- the LOC139891009 gene encoding uncharacterized protein → MGGMGLTLPSPAKGSEVLFVAAVPLRASRGPPQLLMSTAYSLNLSWDLQHFMVLSTSPALTLPSQVMVFDFQPQDPENIYSAISALSGSKLPGVVQIRKMKNLPKTRCWRVGSCNYVDVVDAVIKFNSCWDTDLVVGQNDCRHYTNGLVEYLTGEKYVLDRLRRNQKTIN, encoded by the exons ATGGGTGGTATGGGATTAACGCTGCCGTCACCGGCGAAAGGAAGTGAGGTGTTATTCGTTGCGGCAGTTCCGTTAAGAGCCAGCAGGGGCCCACCACAGTTGCTAATGTCCACCGCTTATTCTCTAAATCTTTCATGGGATTTGCAACATTTCATGGTCCTCTCTACTTCCCCTGCTCTTACTCTTCCTTCTCAG GTAATGGTGTTTGATTTTCAACCTCAAGATCCTGAAAATATTTATTCAGCAATTTCAGCTCTATCTGGAAGCAAATTACCTG gaGTTGTGCAAATAAGGAAGATGAAGAACTTGCCGAAAACGAGATGTTGGAGGGTAGGATCTTGTAATTATGTGGATGTTGTTGATGCAGTAATAAAGTTTAACAGCTGTTGGGATACTGATTTGGTTGTTGGTCAGAACGATTGTCGACATTATACGAATG GGTTGGTGGAGTACCTTACAGGCGAAAAGTACGTGCTGGATCGTCTGAGAAGAAACCAAAAGACTATCAATTAA